A section of the Sedimentisphaera cyanobacteriorum genome encodes:
- a CDS encoding PEP-CTERM sorting domain-containing protein translates to MFLDIYGSGVSGEYQTPDSNNSDPSDSLDIYFTDLGFDSFTGFNLTAAADSSNLSITAPNDDYLKYVEFTEDNSSFGFDYSSQTYLPPEAYFSDYLGEYDFSDSYGSYFEVENVNGEYAEFSVTTVTITPEPTTMALIGLGGLFIRRKRRA, encoded by the coding sequence GTGTTCCTTGATATTTACGGCTCAGGCGTTTCTGGAGAATATCAAACGCCGGATTCGAATAATTCTGACCCATCTGACAGTTTGGATATTTATTTTACAGATCTTGGATTTGATAGCTTTACAGGATTCAATCTTACTGCAGCTGCAGATTCCAGCAATCTAAGCATCACTGCGCCAAACGATGATTATTTGAAATATGTCGAATTTACTGAAGATAATAGCAGCTTCGGCTTTGACTATTCCAGCCAGACCTACTTACCCCCCGAAGCGTATTTCTCGGATTATTTAGGGGAGTATGATTTCAGCGATTCTTACGGCAGCTATTTCGAAGTTGAAAATGTAAACGGGGAATATGCAGAATTTAGCGTAACTACTGTTACAATCACCCCCGAGCCGACGACGATGGCACTGATCGGGCTTGGCGGGCTATTTATCCGCCGCAAACGCAGGGCATAA
- a CDS encoding vWA domain-containing protein: MVIEQKKIDYIALGLTVLVHVVLLGTFALIQFSRGGFKELLNNPAVVAVRELDFFSSGDFIVDTPSVKRSGYSSAGFGAGRFDVDVNMRSEGVASLSGAGSLSSVLGISGGSPEGAGGEGGPGGGAGGQGGASGAGGGEGAGTGQGGSESGAGQGQEGQGSGQGGEGGGEGGGEGSSEGAGEGGGGGEAGGGLRKQGTYRVSGPRLSGQIAGVPQATEERPATKSNRIEFFGNVASARKVCFVVDCSGSMLGFFGEVKQKLNEAITNLKQDNFFAVIVFRGSDILELEQKKLIRASDAGKKTGLEMVKSVPMPMGGPDAMEAIKKAIEYKDSIGDHAGVIYFLTDGFDYAGFSMEVERYRKEFAPAVKIHTIGFRTNSKDAAMLRRMAENSGGKFTLYSEGVN; this comes from the coding sequence ATGGTAATTGAACAGAAAAAAATAGATTATATTGCCCTTGGTCTCACGGTGCTCGTGCACGTTGTGCTTCTGGGTACATTCGCCCTGATACAGTTCTCCAGAGGCGGATTCAAGGAGCTTTTGAACAACCCTGCTGTTGTTGCAGTTCGTGAGCTGGATTTTTTCAGCTCGGGGGATTTTATCGTTGATACTCCTTCAGTAAAGCGTTCCGGCTACAGCAGCGCAGGTTTCGGGGCAGGCCGGTTTGATGTTGATGTAAATATGCGTTCTGAGGGCGTTGCAAGCCTTTCCGGAGCTGGCAGCCTCAGCTCAGTTCTCGGTATTTCAGGGGGCAGCCCTGAAGGTGCGGGCGGCGAAGGCGGCCCGGGCGGAGGTGCAGGAGGACAAGGCGGCGCAAGCGGTGCAGGAGGCGGAGAAGGCGCTGGAACTGGCCAAGGCGGCTCGGAAAGCGGCGCTGGGCAGGGGCAAGAAGGCCAAGGCAGCGGCCAAGGCGGTGAAGGAGGTGGAGAAGGAGGCGGAGAAGGCTCTTCTGAAGGCGCAGGCGAAGGCGGCGGCGGAGGAGAAGCCGGCGGCGGGCTCAGAAAACAGGGCACATACCGCGTTTCAGGCCCGAGGCTCAGCGGACAGATTGCAGGAGTCCCGCAGGCCACCGAAGAACGCCCTGCAACAAAGTCCAACAGGATTGAATTTTTTGGAAACGTTGCAAGCGCTAGGAAGGTTTGCTTCGTGGTTGACTGCTCAGGGAGTATGCTCGGATTCTTTGGAGAAGTGAAGCAGAAGCTCAATGAAGCAATAACAAACCTCAAGCAGGATAATTTCTTTGCGGTTATAGTGTTCCGAGGCTCGGATATACTGGAGCTCGAGCAGAAAAAGCTCATAAGGGCGAGCGATGCAGGCAAGAAGACAGGCCTTGAGATGGTGAAATCGGTTCCTATGCCAATGGGCGGACCCGATGCAATGGAGGCCATTAAGAAGGCAATTGAATACAAAGACAGCATCGGCGATCATGCCGGAGTGATATATTTCCTTACAGACGGATTCGATTATGCAGGCTTCTCGATGGAAGTTGAGCGGTACAGGAAAGAATTTGCGCCGGCTGTGAAGATACATACAATCGGTTTTAGAACTAACAGTAAAGACGCTGCTATGCTCAGGCGGATGGCTGAAAACAGCGGCGGGAAGTTTACACTTTATTCTGAGGGAGTAAATTAA
- the groES gene encoding co-chaperone GroES, with the protein MKIKPLSDRVVIEPSEAEEVTQGGIILPDTAKEKPLMGKITAVGEGKTLKNGENAEMSVKVGDLVAFGRFAGTDFKVDGKEYKIMHETDILGVIE; encoded by the coding sequence ATGAAAATAAAACCTCTCAGTGATAGAGTAGTGATTGAGCCTTCAGAGGCTGAAGAAGTAACACAGGGCGGGATTATTCTCCCGGATACAGCAAAAGAAAAACCCCTCATGGGCAAGATTACTGCCGTAGGCGAGGGTAAAACGCTCAAAAACGGCGAAAATGCCGAGATGAGCGTTAAAGTTGGTGATCTTGTGGCGTTCGGCCGCTTCGCCGGTACCGATTTCAAGGTTGACGGCAAAGAGTATAAGATTATGCACGAAACCGATATTCTGGGCGTAATTGAGTAA
- a CDS encoding MotA/TolQ/ExbB proton channel family protein has protein sequence MNKNWTRLWLLVISLFVLIGLSAQLHAQGEESSLDESAVLEGDYDEGVSFLRQFVIEGGPIVWFVLMPLSFYSCYQAIDLSIKTSREILLPEENTKQLKKIAEKGDKEVIKAAAAKQDDLLSYSLSRAFNLVKTKEVGYMGLQQMVSDVLQERTLEILRKVERLNLTGNISPMVGLFGTVFGMIKSFNTIVEAGGQPDASQLAGGISIALVTTFWGLFVAIPSLFIYGYLRNKLEAMASEAAVEAETVLDKIEGIY, from the coding sequence ATGAACAAGAACTGGACAAGACTTTGGCTGCTTGTAATAAGCCTTTTCGTACTTATAGGCCTCTCTGCTCAGCTTCATGCTCAAGGAGAAGAATCTTCGCTGGATGAGAGCGCAGTTTTGGAAGGTGATTACGACGAAGGCGTTTCGTTCTTGAGGCAGTTTGTTATTGAGGGCGGCCCGATTGTATGGTTTGTTCTTATGCCTCTATCTTTCTATTCGTGTTATCAGGCAATCGACTTGAGCATTAAGACAAGCAGGGAAATTCTTCTGCCTGAAGAAAATACCAAACAGCTCAAAAAGATTGCAGAAAAGGGCGATAAAGAGGTTATTAAAGCGGCAGCTGCCAAGCAGGATGATTTGCTCAGTTATTCGCTTTCAAGGGCGTTCAACCTCGTAAAAACAAAAGAGGTTGGGTACATGGGGCTTCAGCAGATGGTTTCTGATGTGCTTCAGGAAAGAACGCTTGAGATATTGAGAAAGGTTGAAAGACTGAACCTTACCGGTAACATCTCTCCTATGGTTGGTCTTTTCGGTACGGTTTTTGGTATGATTAAATCGTTTAACACGATTGTTGAGGCAGGCGGTCAGCCGGACGCATCCCAGCTTGCAGGAGGCATATCAATCGCTCTTGTAACCACGTTCTGGGGGCTGTTTGTGGCTATCCCGTCGCTTTTTATCTACGGCTATCTTAGGAACAAGCTTGAAGCAATGGCCAGTGAGGCTGCTGTTGAGGCGGAAACAGTGCTTGATAAGATAGAGGGTATCTATTAA
- a CDS encoding 5-formyltetrahydrofolate cyclo-ligase, with amino-acid sequence MDIELKNRKSAQRSELKAALSRLSPENIQAKSLEICKRIEQLEVYIQAGAVMGYLAYGHEVNLDYLLASALKQGKAAAVPEVQEEKGKMRAVRLNSLENCIKKDKFGIRVPQDGAEVSPERLDLIILPGLGFDVQGGRLGKGGGYYDRFLSSDNVRGHLCGVCFEVQIVEQAASGDRDISADTIITEKRILTRP; translated from the coding sequence TTGGATATAGAGCTAAAAAATAGAAAGTCCGCTCAGAGGTCTGAGCTTAAAGCAGCTTTATCCCGCCTTAGCCCTGAAAATATACAGGCCAAATCGCTTGAGATATGCAAGAGGATTGAGCAGCTTGAGGTTTATATACAGGCAGGTGCGGTAATGGGGTATCTAGCTTACGGCCATGAGGTAAATCTGGACTACCTGCTCGCCAGCGCCCTGAAGCAGGGAAAAGCCGCAGCAGTGCCGGAAGTTCAAGAGGAGAAGGGAAAAATGCGGGCTGTTCGGCTTAATTCGCTTGAAAACTGCATTAAAAAAGATAAATTTGGAATAAGAGTGCCGCAAGACGGTGCTGAGGTTTCGCCGGAGAGGCTTGATTTGATTATACTGCCAGGGCTCGGCTTCGATGTTCAGGGCGGAAGGCTGGGTAAAGGCGGGGGCTACTACGACCGCTTCCTAAGCTCCGATAATGTTCGGGGGCATCTTTGCGGGGTCTGCTTTGAGGTTCAAATTGTGGAGCAGGCAGCTTCCGGGGATAGAGATATTTCGGCGGACACTATAATAACAGAAAAGAGAATATTAACACGTCCATAA
- a CDS encoding L,D-transpeptidase family protein, protein MARKGYVPYSSRQKKKNTFIFAVIGAIIAAGIFFAFKALNKAEETELPESSQTALSEEQAASAETASQTEQQSSSQEPAENEADTEQSGEAPRYLVGEAEEQTRAEREMPLTEGEEAGYADQDDTEQTPADTDEGEEQDSAYSDTIGEDDASDSEDSEGYTDESDVISGKISNARSLVRSGEVIKARDMLNNTLSRYPDSLQRRALKDMLEKLSERWLFSEDVLKGDPHCHYYTVQRGDMLSRIGDEYNVPWEFLLKINDMLRPEQLRAGEDIKVVKGPFNLIVNKSTYNMDLYLDNLYVKSYPIGIGREEHATPTGMWVVKPGGKMVSPTWTDPDSGRTYDAMDPDYPLGKRWIAIKGISGDAKGRTGFAIHGTSEPESIGQKSSRGCIRLSNEDVVEVYDLMMLGKSHVQIIN, encoded by the coding sequence ATGGCAAGGAAGGGCTATGTGCCTTACAGTTCAAGGCAGAAGAAAAAGAACACATTTATTTTTGCGGTTATAGGTGCTATCATTGCGGCGGGGATATTCTTTGCTTTTAAGGCTCTCAACAAGGCGGAGGAAACTGAGCTTCCAGAATCTTCTCAAACAGCTTTATCGGAAGAACAGGCAGCTTCAGCTGAGACTGCAAGCCAGACCGAGCAGCAGTCATCCTCTCAGGAGCCAGCAGAAAATGAGGCGGACACCGAACAGTCAGGCGAGGCCCCGCGTTATCTTGTAGGTGAGGCGGAAGAGCAAACCCGCGCCGAGCGTGAAATGCCTTTAACTGAAGGCGAAGAGGCCGGCTATGCAGACCAAGATGATACTGAGCAAACCCCTGCTGATACAGATGAAGGAGAAGAGCAAGATTCGGCCTACAGCGATACTATAGGAGAAGATGATGCTTCAGATTCGGAGGATTCAGAAGGTTATACGGATGAATCAGATGTTATCAGCGGCAAGATCTCAAATGCCCGTTCGCTTGTTCGTTCAGGTGAGGTTATCAAGGCGAGGGATATGCTAAACAACACCCTCAGCAGGTATCCTGATTCACTCCAGAGAAGGGCGCTGAAGGATATGCTCGAGAAGCTCTCTGAGAGATGGCTTTTCAGCGAGGATGTTTTAAAAGGCGATCCGCACTGCCATTATTATACTGTTCAGAGAGGCGATATGCTTAGCCGAATAGGCGATGAGTATAATGTTCCTTGGGAATTTCTGCTGAAGATAAACGATATGCTCAGGCCAGAACAGCTCCGTGCCGGCGAAGATATCAAGGTGGTTAAAGGGCCTTTCAACCTGATCGTGAATAAAAGCACCTACAATATGGATCTATACCTTGACAATCTTTACGTAAAATCCTATCCGATAGGTATAGGCAGAGAAGAGCATGCCACCCCCACAGGTATGTGGGTTGTAAAACCCGGGGGGAAGATGGTTTCGCCAACTTGGACGGACCCGGATTCCGGCAGAACTTATGACGCAATGGATCCGGACTATCCTCTCGGCAAGAGGTGGATAGCTATTAAGGGCATCTCCGGTGATGCAAAGGGCAGGACAGGCTTTGCTATTCACGGAACCAGCGAGCCCGAGAGCATAGGCCAGAAAAGCAGCCGAGGCTGCATAAGGCTGAGCAACGAGGATGTTGTGGAGGTTTACGACCTTATGATGCTGGGCAAATCGCATGTTCAGATTATAAACTGA
- the groL gene encoding chaperonin GroEL (60 kDa chaperone family; promotes refolding of misfolded polypeptides especially under stressful conditions; forms two stacked rings of heptamers to form a barrel-shaped 14mer; ends can be capped by GroES; misfolded proteins enter the barrel where they are refolded when GroES binds) gives MAKKELSFETDARASLLSGVEKLSAAVKSTLGPRGRCAIIDKGWGSPTVTKDGVTVAEEIDLFDKNENMAASLVKEAASKTNKKAGDGTTTATVLAEAIFKEAYRNLAAGADPMAMNRGIKKAVEAAVKQLAKISKPVNIESKKDIVSIASISANNDKEIGKQMAEAFTKVGKDGVITVEEGKGLETSVDYVEGMQFDRGFLSPHFATNSDSMLCEMSKPYVLIYEDKISNVQKIVPLLEEVAKTKRPLLIIAEDVEGEALATLVVNKMRGVVDVCAVKAPGYGDRRKAMLEDIAACTGGEAVMKDLGVELDSLQLAQLGQAKKIVVDNDSTVIVEGAGAESDIQARINMIKGEIEATTSDYDREKLQERMAKLTGGVAQINVGAGSEAEMKEKKARIEDALHATRAALEEGIVAGGGVALVRCMDAVKKLKLKGDEKTGANAVANALKMPCHCIAENAGAVANLVVNNVLEGEDGYGYNANTGKYENLIEAGVIDPVKVTRIALENSASVAGLLMTTDCVVTQSPDEDSGAGAGMDPSGGMGGMGGMPGMGGMGGMGGMPGMGMM, from the coding sequence ATGGCAAAAAAAGAACTTTCCTTCGAAACCGATGCGAGAGCATCGCTGCTTAGCGGTGTTGAAAAGCTCTCGGCGGCCGTTAAATCAACACTCGGGCCGCGGGGACGCTGCGCAATAATAGACAAGGGCTGGGGAAGCCCGACAGTAACTAAAGACGGGGTTACTGTAGCAGAAGAGATAGACCTGTTCGATAAGAACGAAAATATGGCAGCCTCACTTGTTAAGGAAGCTGCGAGCAAAACCAACAAAAAGGCAGGCGACGGAACTACCACTGCTACAGTACTTGCTGAGGCAATCTTCAAAGAGGCCTACAGAAATCTTGCCGCCGGCGCAGACCCAATGGCAATGAACAGAGGCATCAAGAAGGCTGTTGAAGCGGCAGTAAAACAGCTGGCAAAGATATCCAAGCCTGTTAATATTGAGAGCAAGAAGGATATTGTGAGTATCGCTTCGATCTCTGCAAACAACGACAAAGAGATCGGAAAGCAGATGGCCGAGGCATTTACCAAGGTCGGCAAGGACGGAGTGATTACTGTGGAAGAGGGCAAAGGCCTTGAAACCTCAGTAGATTACGTTGAAGGTATGCAGTTCGACAGGGGCTTTTTATCCCCCCATTTCGCAACAAACAGCGACAGTATGCTTTGCGAAATGTCAAAGCCATACGTTCTTATATATGAGGACAAAATCAGCAATGTGCAGAAGATTGTTCCCCTTCTCGAAGAGGTTGCCAAAACAAAGCGTCCCCTTCTTATTATTGCAGAGGATGTTGAGGGCGAGGCCCTTGCAACGCTCGTTGTAAATAAGATGAGAGGCGTGGTTGATGTATGTGCTGTTAAGGCCCCCGGCTACGGCGACCGCAGAAAGGCAATGCTCGAAGATATTGCCGCCTGCACAGGCGGAGAGGCAGTTATGAAGGATCTGGGCGTTGAGCTGGACAGCCTTCAGCTTGCTCAGCTCGGACAGGCCAAGAAAATAGTAGTTGACAACGACAGCACGGTTATAGTTGAAGGTGCAGGTGCAGAAAGCGATATCCAAGCCCGCATAAATATGATAAAGGGCGAGATAGAAGCCACCACCAGCGACTACGACCGCGAGAAGCTTCAGGAAAGAATGGCCAAGCTCACCGGCGGCGTTGCCCAGATTAACGTTGGCGCTGGAAGCGAAGCGGAGATGAAGGAAAAGAAGGCACGAATCGAAGACGCCCTTCACGCTACAAGAGCCGCACTTGAGGAAGGTATCGTAGCAGGCGGAGGTGTTGCTCTGGTTCGCTGCATGGATGCCGTTAAGAAGCTCAAGCTCAAGGGTGATGAAAAAACCGGAGCCAATGCTGTAGCAAATGCCCTGAAGATGCCGTGCCACTGCATTGCAGAGAATGCCGGTGCAGTTGCCAATCTCGTTGTTAATAACGTTTTAGAAGGTGAAGACGGCTACGGATACAATGCAAATACAGGCAAATACGAAAACCTTATCGAGGCAGGCGTGATTGATCCTGTTAAGGTTACCAGAATCGCCCTTGAAAACAGCGCAAGCGTTGCAGGTCTTTTGATGACTACAGACTGCGTTGTAACACAGAGCCCTGATGAAGATTCCGGCGCAGGCGCTGGAATGGACCCGTCCGGCGGAATGGGTGGTATGGGCGGTATGCCCGGCATGGGCGGCATGGGAGGAATGGGCGGTATGCCCGGTATGGGGATGATGTAG
- a CDS encoding sulfatase-like hydrolase/transferase, producing the protein MNRRNFLRSVCIGASASFLSGCGGSFLTENNRKPNVLLIIADDLGYADVSAYAHSSPDVNTPNMDRLARDGVRFTQGYVTGPACSPSRAGLNTGRYQQRWGMWGWAKPLPKDERMLAEYLKQAGYKTGKFGKSDFGQNYHRTDVREFPMNHGFDEFLGFSAHAHDYFHLSEKIEKATPDPNGASASLGTLFHNNAKKSFEKGYTTEIFTDYAIDFIKRQREKPFFACVSYNSVHALVHLVPERYLERFGAKKVPLYDPENGKYYTYYDRYGHGKADVDDETYRRWCLANTACMDDNIGRLLDTLEKLNLEEDTFVVFMPDNGGAPTRETGSVNRPLKSTKYSLFEGGIRIPIIMRYPAGKAAKGKVCENVVSTLDILPTFLAAAGQENIQGKPLDGKNLMPMLKRPEKTQKRGPLFWHFGDQFAVRDGDWKLVKARLFTKDIISGRKQPLPEKPQLFNLKNDIGETNDLADKNPEIVKKLTKEYENWKAEMRASINQG; encoded by the coding sequence ATGAACCGGCGTAACTTTTTAAGGTCTGTATGCATTGGGGCTTCAGCTTCGTTTCTCTCCGGCTGCGGAGGCTCTTTCCTCACTGAAAACAACCGCAAACCGAATGTGCTGCTGATAATAGCTGATGATCTTGGTTACGCAGATGTAAGCGCTTATGCTCATTCCTCCCCGGATGTGAACACCCCGAATATGGACAGATTAGCCCGGGACGGCGTTCGTTTTACGCAAGGATATGTTACCGGGCCTGCGTGCAGCCCTTCCCGCGCTGGATTGAATACTGGTCGATACCAGCAGAGATGGGGTATGTGGGGCTGGGCTAAGCCTCTGCCAAAAGATGAAAGGATGCTGGCGGAGTATCTCAAACAGGCTGGCTATAAGACGGGGAAATTCGGCAAAAGCGATTTCGGGCAGAATTATCACCGCACGGATGTTCGTGAATTTCCAATGAACCACGGATTTGACGAGTTTTTAGGATTTTCCGCACATGCCCACGATTATTTTCATTTGTCTGAGAAAATTGAAAAGGCCACACCCGATCCAAACGGAGCAAGCGCTTCATTAGGTACTTTATTCCATAATAATGCCAAAAAATCATTTGAAAAAGGCTATACTACTGAAATCTTTACCGATTACGCTATAGACTTCATAAAACGCCAAAGAGAAAAACCGTTCTTTGCATGCGTATCTTACAATTCAGTGCATGCTCTGGTGCATCTTGTTCCCGAGCGTTATTTAGAGCGTTTCGGCGCGAAAAAGGTGCCTTTGTATGACCCTGAAAACGGAAAATATTACACTTATTACGACCGCTACGGCCACGGCAAGGCTGATGTTGATGATGAAACCTATCGCCGGTGGTGCCTTGCTAATACGGCATGTATGGATGATAATATCGGCCGCCTGCTTGACACTCTTGAAAAGCTCAATCTTGAAGAAGACACTTTCGTTGTGTTTATGCCTGACAACGGCGGTGCACCAACAAGGGAGACAGGCTCTGTGAATCGGCCGTTAAAGAGTACGAAATACAGCCTGTTTGAAGGTGGTATTCGAATCCCGATAATAATGCGGTATCCCGCCGGGAAGGCAGCGAAGGGGAAAGTTTGCGAGAATGTGGTATCAACGCTGGATATTCTGCCAACCTTTCTCGCCGCAGCGGGGCAGGAGAATATTCAGGGAAAACCGCTGGACGGAAAGAATCTTATGCCAATGCTCAAACGCCCCGAGAAAACTCAGAAACGCGGCCCGCTGTTTTGGCATTTCGGCGACCAATTTGCTGTTCGCGACGGCGACTGGAAGCTGGTTAAGGCAAGGCTGTTCACTAAAGATATTATTAGCGGAAGAAAACAGCCGCTCCCTGAGAAGCCGCAGCTGTTCAACTTGAAAAATGACATTGGCGAAACCAATGACTTAGCAGACAAAAACCCTGAAATAGTGAAAAAGCTGACAAAGGAATACGAAAACTGGAAAGCAGAAATGAGAGCCAGCATTAATCAGGGATAA
- a CDS encoding biopolymer transporter ExbD codes for MLLEKLRNAAGYLEFNITAIIDIIFILIIFLLFLGQFIASENYPVELPEQMHKSVADEGSKPGEVVLNVMREDDGTIMCIFQNSKLALEPGQGTIAELERMINRGIELLHGEAMINLRMDRELVFREYKPVITAIAKSNASEMIISGLQEKRDKNAAIGTNAPQTDPAAE; via the coding sequence ATGCTTCTCGAAAAGCTGAGAAATGCTGCAGGATATTTAGAATTTAATATTACCGCTATCATTGATATTATCTTTATTCTGATTATTTTCCTGCTTTTCCTCGGTCAGTTTATCGCTTCGGAGAACTACCCTGTGGAATTGCCCGAGCAGATGCATAAATCTGTTGCGGATGAAGGCTCTAAGCCCGGTGAGGTGGTTCTGAATGTAATGCGGGAGGATGACGGAACGATAATGTGCATCTTTCAGAATTCAAAGCTTGCCCTGGAACCCGGGCAGGGGACGATAGCTGAATTGGAGAGGATGATAAACAGGGGTATTGAACTGCTTCACGGCGAGGCAATGATTAATCTCAGGATGGACAGAGAGCTTGTGTTCAGGGAATACAAGCCTGTTATAACAGCAATCGCTAAAAGCAACGCCTCAGAAATGATTATATCCGGTCTTCAGGAGAAGAGAGATAAAAACGCTGCAATAGGCACTAATGCCCCGCAAACTGACCCTGCCGCAGAGTAG
- the groL gene encoding chaperonin GroEL (60 kDa chaperone family; promotes refolding of misfolded polypeptides especially under stressful conditions; forms two stacked rings of heptamers to form a barrel-shaped 14mer; ends can be capped by GroES; misfolded proteins enter the barrel where they are refolded when GroES binds) produces MAKQMMYDTDARKQLLEGLQTLASAVKVTMGPTGKNVLLSKSFGAPKVTKDGVSVSKEIELEDPFKNMGTKMVNQVANKTSDNVGDGTTTATVLAEAIFSEGLRHVTAGANPVAVQRGINKAAEAAVEFIQQSSKKVRGHEDIAKVASISANNNKQVGEMIADAMDKVGKEGVIEVEEGKAMQTEVSVVEGMQFDRGYLSPYFMTNTESLEAQLEDAYILLYEKKITNVKEIVPLLEKVSQSGKPLLIISENIEGEALTALVINRLQGVLKIAAVKAPGFGDRRKAMLEDIAVLTGGEVITEDLGVKLESVELSQLGKARKVVVGKETTTIIEGEGKKKDIKARCEQIRAILEKSTSSYDQEKLQERLAKLTGGVAVIKAGAATEVEMKERKDLLDDALCATRAASEEGIVAGGGVIFLRAIKGLSEARNKVRGDEKLGFDIMTNALKAPAIQIVKNGGGDGDVVAEQILEMTGSKGYNAATGEFVDMIQAGIIDPAKVSRIALQNAASVAGLMLTTNVMITDYEQKEDEADIPGSVH; encoded by the coding sequence ATGGCAAAACAAATGATGTACGATACAGATGCGAGAAAGCAGCTGCTCGAAGGGCTTCAAACCCTTGCATCTGCAGTGAAGGTAACAATGGGGCCTACCGGAAAAAACGTGCTCCTTTCTAAAAGCTTCGGGGCCCCGAAGGTAACAAAAGACGGCGTTTCTGTGAGCAAGGAGATCGAGCTTGAAGACCCGTTCAAAAATATGGGCACCAAGATGGTTAATCAGGTGGCCAATAAAACCAGCGACAATGTTGGTGACGGCACTACAACAGCTACAGTGCTCGCTGAGGCTATCTTTTCAGAAGGCCTCAGGCACGTAACTGCAGGAGCGAATCCTGTGGCAGTTCAGCGCGGGATAAACAAGGCTGCTGAGGCGGCTGTTGAGTTTATTCAGCAAAGCTCCAAAAAGGTACGCGGACACGAAGACATAGCCAAGGTGGCATCTATCAGCGCCAACAACAACAAACAGGTAGGCGAGATGATCGCTGATGCTATGGACAAGGTTGGCAAAGAAGGCGTTATCGAGGTGGAAGAAGGCAAGGCAATGCAGACAGAGGTTAGCGTTGTCGAAGGTATGCAGTTCGACCGAGGTTACCTTTCTCCATACTTTATGACCAACACCGAATCTCTCGAAGCCCAGCTCGAAGATGCCTACATCCTTCTCTATGAGAAGAAGATTACTAACGTAAAAGAGATCGTTCCGCTTCTGGAAAAGGTTTCTCAGTCCGGCAAGCCATTGCTTATCATCTCTGAGAACATTGAAGGCGAGGCTCTTACGGCTCTTGTAATAAACCGCCTGCAGGGCGTTCTCAAGATTGCAGCTGTAAAGGCTCCGGGCTTTGGAGACCGCCGAAAGGCAATGCTCGAGGATATTGCAGTGCTTACTGGCGGAGAGGTTATCACAGAAGACCTCGGCGTGAAGCTTGAGTCTGTGGAGCTTTCTCAGCTCGGGAAGGCAAGGAAAGTAGTTGTGGGCAAGGAAACTACAACTATAATTGAAGGCGAAGGAAAGAAGAAAGATATCAAGGCGCGCTGCGAGCAGATCAGGGCTATACTGGAAAAATCAACCAGCAGCTATGATCAGGAAAAGCTTCAGGAACGCCTTGCCAAACTTACCGGCGGTGTAGCGGTAATCAAGGCCGGCGCTGCTACGGAAGTGGAAATGAAAGAACGCAAAGACCTTCTCGACGATGCTCTCTGTGCTACAAGGGCAGCGAGCGAGGAAGGAATCGTTGCCGGCGGCGGAGTGATATTCCTCCGTGCAATTAAAGGCCTTAGCGAAGCGAGAAACAAAGTTCGCGGCGATGAGAAGCTCGGTTTTGATATAATGACAAACGCCCTGAAAGCCCCTGCGATTCAAATCGTGAAAAACGGCGGCGGCGACGGCGATGTTGTTGCAGAGCAGATCCTCGAGATGACGGGCAGCAAAGGCTACAATGCTGCAACAGGTGAATTTGTTGATATGATTCAGGCGGGTATTATAGACCCTGCGAAGGTGTCTCGAATTGCCCTTCAGAATGCAGCGTCTGTCGCAGGCCTTATGCTTACAACGAACGTTATGATTACCGATTACGAGCAGAAGGAAGATGAAGCCGATATTCCGGGCTCTGTTCACTAA